In Microbacterium pumilum, the following proteins share a genomic window:
- a CDS encoding DUF4038 domain-containing protein, which produces MTPAHSTVELVFDGPAMPIPADRTPLVAIFRDGDGREYRVPGFWDGGGRYVVRFAPEREGEWAWRTDSAEPLLDGHEGSLTVSAATGAGPVRVAHGYHFAHADGTPFRPVGATAYNWLHQDEPLFSETIDSIAAAGFNKLRFMVFPQAGGYIEHFPALLPFENTDGMWDVARPVIPFFRRLDAAVTTLAERGIQADVLIFNAYDRGYFGFDRLTEEQDAAYLRYLVARLSAYPNVWWSLCNEFDQLERPAERWDRVGALLADIDPHQHLRSIHNWEDLYDNNQSWVTHASVQNGSATTDFGRANLYRDVWQKPVVLDEIKYEGDIPDRWGHLTGRELVHQFWIATVSGCYASHGESFVTPSGSLHMVEGGPLRGEAPRRLGFLRGILDDLVVAGLDPIDKWDDPAYVAGVARGQYLQYLGSSAPAEWSFRLPQGTLGARLEVGDVFDVDVIDTWNMTVQSGAGRFVLDDVQRNDAYARAAAPLELPAGEAVALRITRVVD; this is translated from the coding sequence ATGACTCCTGCCCACAGCACGGTCGAGCTCGTGTTCGATGGACCGGCGATGCCGATCCCCGCGGACCGCACTCCCCTCGTCGCGATCTTCCGAGACGGCGACGGGCGCGAGTATCGCGTCCCGGGCTTCTGGGACGGCGGAGGTCGGTACGTCGTGCGATTCGCGCCGGAGCGCGAAGGAGAGTGGGCGTGGCGCACCGACAGCGCCGAGCCGCTGCTGGACGGTCACGAGGGCTCGCTGACGGTCTCGGCGGCCACGGGTGCAGGTCCGGTGCGCGTCGCGCACGGGTACCACTTCGCCCATGCCGACGGCACACCGTTCCGGCCGGTGGGCGCCACGGCATACAACTGGCTTCACCAGGACGAGCCGCTGTTCTCCGAGACGATCGACTCGATCGCGGCGGCGGGCTTCAACAAGCTGCGCTTCATGGTCTTCCCGCAGGCGGGCGGCTACATCGAGCACTTTCCCGCGCTGCTTCCGTTCGAGAACACCGATGGGATGTGGGATGTCGCGCGACCCGTCATCCCGTTCTTCCGGCGCCTCGATGCGGCGGTCACAACGCTCGCCGAGCGCGGCATCCAGGCAGACGTGCTCATCTTCAACGCCTACGACCGAGGCTATTTCGGCTTCGACCGCCTTACGGAGGAGCAGGATGCCGCGTACCTCCGCTACCTCGTCGCGCGACTCTCGGCCTACCCGAACGTGTGGTGGTCGCTGTGCAACGAGTTCGACCAGCTCGAACGCCCGGCGGAGCGCTGGGATCGGGTGGGCGCGCTCCTCGCCGACATCGACCCGCATCAGCACCTGAGGTCCATCCACAACTGGGAGGACCTGTACGACAACAACCAGTCGTGGGTGACGCATGCGTCCGTGCAGAACGGGTCGGCGACGACCGATTTCGGCCGCGCCAACCTGTACCGAGACGTCTGGCAGAAGCCGGTCGTGCTGGACGAGATCAAGTACGAAGGCGACATCCCCGATCGCTGGGGTCACCTCACCGGTCGCGAACTCGTGCACCAGTTCTGGATCGCGACGGTGTCGGGATGCTACGCGTCGCACGGCGAGAGCTTCGTGACCCCGAGCGGCAGCCTCCACATGGTCGAGGGGGGTCCGTTGCGCGGCGAGGCCCCGCGGCGCCTCGGATTCCTGCGCGGCATCCTGGACGACCTCGTCGTCGCGGGGCTCGATCCGATCGACAAGTGGGACGACCCCGCGTACGTCGCCGGTGTCGCCCGCGGGCAGTACCTGCAGTATCTGGGCTCCAGCGCGCCGGCGGAATGGTCGTTCCGACTCCCGCAGGGCACCCTCGGCGCCAGGCTCGAAGTCGGGGATGTCTTCGACGTCGATGTCATCGACACGTGGAACATGACCGTCCAGTCCGGAGCAGGGCGATTCGTGCTCGATGACGTGCAGCGCAACGACGCGTATGCCCGAGCGGCCGCACCCCTCGAGTTGCCCGCGGGCGAGGCCGTGGCGCTGCGCATCACGAGGGTCGTGGACTGA